From Actinosynnema mirum DSM 43827, a single genomic window includes:
- a CDS encoding ABC transporter substrate-binding protein codes for MRRTGLPALLLAAALVASACSGGGSGQDGDVVLTLWTRAATESLSKAYAEAYNATHSTKVEVTAYPNEEYPAKLASAAGARALPDLFAADVVFAPQYASQGLWTDITDRFEGLEHREHLAPSHVRAGTWEDRNYALPHTVDLSVLLYNKDLYRKAGLDPEKPPTTLREYADHARRIHALGGDVRGTYFGGNCGGCVEFTFWPSVWASGGDVLDDEGERATLDSPEMAEVFEVYRSLYEEGVAAPASKDEAGPTWLGALRTGKVGIGPAASVWLGEIAESGADVGLAPIPGLDGGESTFVGGDALGIGATSEHVDQAWDFLAWTTTEQAQVGVVAKGKNVPTRTDLAANEHAAADPRLVTANSLVAKGRTPYARNFNASFNDPQSPWLTALRGALFGPDPAKALAEGSTAITASLGQG; via the coding sequence GTGAGAAGAACCGGATTACCTGCCCTCCTGCTCGCCGCCGCGCTCGTCGCGTCGGCCTGCTCAGGCGGCGGCTCCGGGCAGGACGGCGACGTCGTGCTCACGCTGTGGACCCGCGCGGCCACCGAGTCGCTGTCCAAGGCCTACGCCGAGGCGTACAACGCCACGCACTCCACCAAGGTCGAGGTCACCGCGTACCCCAACGAGGAGTACCCGGCCAAGCTCGCCTCGGCGGCGGGCGCGCGGGCCCTGCCGGACCTGTTCGCCGCCGACGTGGTCTTCGCGCCCCAGTACGCCTCCCAGGGCCTGTGGACGGACATCACCGACCGCTTCGAGGGCCTGGAGCACCGGGAGCACCTCGCGCCGTCGCACGTGCGCGCGGGCACCTGGGAGGACCGCAACTACGCGCTGCCGCACACCGTCGACCTGTCGGTGCTGCTGTACAACAAGGACCTCTACCGCAAGGCCGGGCTCGACCCGGAGAAGCCGCCCACCACGCTGCGCGAGTACGCCGACCACGCCAGGAGGATCCACGCGCTCGGCGGCGACGTGCGCGGCACCTACTTCGGCGGCAACTGCGGCGGCTGCGTCGAGTTCACCTTCTGGCCCTCGGTGTGGGCCTCCGGTGGTGACGTGCTGGACGACGAGGGGGAGCGGGCCACCCTGGACTCGCCGGAGATGGCCGAGGTCTTCGAGGTCTACCGCTCGCTCTACGAGGAGGGCGTCGCCGCGCCCGCGTCCAAGGACGAGGCCGGACCGACCTGGCTCGGCGCGCTGCGCACCGGCAAGGTCGGCATCGGGCCGGCGGCCTCGGTGTGGCTGGGCGAGATCGCCGAATCCGGGGCCGACGTGGGACTCGCGCCCATCCCCGGCCTGGACGGCGGCGAGTCCACGTTCGTCGGCGGTGACGCCCTCGGCATCGGCGCCACCAGCGAGCACGTCGACCAGGCCTGGGACTTCCTGGCCTGGACCACCACCGAGCAGGCCCAGGTGGGCGTGGTCGCCAAGGGCAAGAACGTGCCGACCCGCACCGACCTGGCCGCCAACGAGCACGCCGCCGCCGACCCGCGCCTGGTCACCGCGAACAGCCTGGTGGCCAAGGGGAGGACGCCGTACGCGCGCAACTTCAACGCCTCCTTCAACGACCCGCAGAGCCCCTGGCTGACCGCGCTGCGCGGCGCCCTGTTCGGCCCCGACCCGGCCAAGGCGCTCGCCGAGGGCAGCACCGCCATCACCGCCTCGCTGGGGCAGGGGTGA
- a CDS encoding carbohydrate ABC transporter permease: protein MTATTTRPAPVAGAREPDPPPRRHRARRLRALTGIAYATPLAVVVAVFFVVPLGLVAWMSLHRWPLLGKPALNAPDNYTRAVDSDLLRTAALFTAKYTVITTVLLFVVAFGLALLVQQRRRGVGFFRTAYYLPMAVGFASASLLFLGLLSDEIGPVDDLLSWLGLLDGHVSWTSGSPESALGSAVLLVLWRFAGFTMLILLTGLQAIPVDVYEAARVDGATRWQAFRGITLPLMRPTIALVLTILVTGSLLAFDQFWILTRGGPDNSTTSVVMVIYREAFVRFDLGSAAGTSVVLLLALVAVSAVQLGVLRRRST, encoded by the coding sequence GTGACCGCCACGACCACCCGACCCGCCCCGGTGGCGGGCGCGCGCGAACCGGACCCGCCACCGCGCCGCCACCGCGCGCGCAGGCTCCGCGCGCTCACCGGGATCGCCTACGCCACACCGCTCGCGGTGGTGGTGGCGGTGTTCTTCGTCGTCCCGCTCGGCCTGGTGGCGTGGATGTCACTGCACCGCTGGCCGCTGCTCGGGAAACCCGCGCTGAACGCGCCGGACAACTACACCCGCGCCGTCGACAGCGACCTGCTGCGCACCGCCGCCCTGTTCACCGCCAAGTACACGGTGATCACCACGGTGCTGCTGTTCGTCGTCGCCTTCGGCCTGGCCCTGCTGGTGCAGCAGCGCAGGCGCGGCGTCGGGTTCTTCCGCACCGCCTACTACCTGCCCATGGCCGTCGGCTTCGCCAGCGCCTCCCTGCTGTTCCTGGGGCTGCTCAGCGACGAGATCGGCCCGGTCGACGACCTGCTGTCGTGGCTGGGCCTGCTGGACGGGCACGTGTCGTGGACCAGCGGCAGCCCGGAGTCCGCGCTCGGCTCGGCGGTCCTGCTGGTGCTGTGGCGCTTCGCCGGGTTCACCATGCTGATCCTGCTCACCGGGCTCCAGGCCATCCCGGTCGACGTCTACGAGGCCGCCCGCGTCGACGGGGCCACCCGCTGGCAGGCGTTCCGGGGCATCACGCTGCCGCTCATGCGGCCCACCATCGCGCTGGTGCTCACGATCCTGGTCACCGGCTCGCTGCTGGCGTTCGACCAGTTCTGGATCCTCACCAGGGGCGGCCCGGACAACAGCACCACCTCGGTGGTCATGGTCATCTACCGGGAGGCGTTCGTGCGCTTCGACCTCGGCTCGGCCGCGGGCACCTCCGTCGTCCTGCTCCTCGCGCTCGTCGCGGTGAGCGCCGTCCAGCTCGGCGTCCTGCGCCGCCGGTCGACCTGA
- a CDS encoding carbohydrate ABC transporter permease: MAKTLVVDETERGPLGMHWLTCAALAVLFLFPLVWAAFASVRTDTGFGLENYARLFSSEDGVRPRHVLNSAVVSALTVGGTLVVSTLGGYAFGRFRFPGRDALFLLTLAILMVPYATILIALYVLLGWLGLEDSLLGLSLVLTTFQLPFSVFMMRNSFAAVPVELEESARVDGCTSFGALLRIMLPAVRPGLVTVGLFAFLASWSEFFAPLILLNSTDKFTTTLAVVNLRTASHGAVDYAALEAGVVVMAVPCLLLFAFLQRSYVRGFTSGALKG; this comes from the coding sequence GTGGCGAAGACCCTCGTGGTGGACGAGACCGAGCGCGGACCGCTCGGGATGCACTGGCTGACCTGCGCGGCGCTGGCCGTGCTGTTCCTGTTCCCCCTGGTGTGGGCCGCTTTCGCGTCGGTGCGCACGGACACCGGGTTCGGCCTGGAGAACTACGCCAGGCTGTTCTCCTCCGAGGACGGCGTGCGACCGCGGCACGTGCTCAACAGCGCCGTCGTCAGCGCGCTCACCGTCGGTGGCACGCTCGTCGTGTCCACCCTCGGCGGCTACGCGTTCGGCCGCTTCCGCTTCCCCGGCAGGGACGCGCTGTTCCTGCTGACCCTGGCGATCCTGATGGTGCCGTACGCGACCATCCTCATCGCGCTGTACGTGCTGCTGGGCTGGCTGGGCCTGGAGGACTCGCTGCTCGGGCTGAGCCTGGTGCTGACCACGTTCCAGCTGCCGTTCTCGGTGTTCATGATGCGCAACTCGTTCGCGGCCGTCCCGGTCGAGCTGGAGGAGTCCGCGCGCGTGGACGGCTGCACCTCGTTCGGCGCGCTGCTGCGGATCATGCTGCCCGCCGTGCGACCGGGCCTGGTCACCGTGGGCCTGTTCGCGTTCCTGGCCTCGTGGAGCGAGTTCTTCGCGCCGCTGATCCTGCTCAACTCCACCGACAAGTTCACCACCACCCTCGCCGTGGTCAACCTGCGCACCGCCAGCCACGGCGCCGTCGACTACGCCGCCCTGGAGGCCGGGGTGGTGGTCATGGCCGTGCCGTGCCTGCTGCTGTTCGCGTTCCTGCAGCGCAGCTACGTGCGCGGCTTCACCTCGGGCGCCCTGAAGGGCTGA
- a CDS encoding glycoside hydrolase family 127 protein, which translates to MSLPQQPSRRAVLRATAAVAAVAGAPGLTGTAHAAPGTAAARADVGVSADPFPLSAVALLAGPFQRNESRTHAYLKFLDPDRLLHTFRRNVGLASGATPCGGWESPTTELRGHSTGHVLSALAQAHTSTGDTAFKTKSDYLVAGLAACQDRAAAAGFNTGYLSAFPESFIDRVEARQQVWAPYYTLHKILAGLLDAHQLTGSAQALTVLTRKAAWVAWRNGRLTQAQRQAMLGTEFGGMNEVLANLYQLTGDPLHLTAARYFDHAQVFDPLAAGRDALSGFHANTQIPKALGAIREYHATGETRYRDIARNFWNFVVGAHTYAIGGNSNGEYFKNPGRIASELSDSTCECCNTHNMLKLTRQLFRTEPGRPELFDFHEKALYNHLLGAQNPDSAHGHHSYYVPLRAGGQRTFSNDYQDFTCCHGTGMETNTKHRDSIYFHGGETLWVNLFIPSTLTWPGRGITVRQDTGFPDTASTKLTITGSGRVDLRLRVPAWATGARLRLNGAPVAATPGGYARIDRTWASGDTVELTLPMALTRESAPDDPAAQVVKHGPIVLAGGYGTTNLTALPTLQPGTLAPTGTPLEYTATASTGRVTLLPFYRTHRQRYTVYWRV; encoded by the coding sequence ATGTCCCTGCCCCAGCAACCGTCCCGGCGCGCGGTCCTGCGCGCGACCGCCGCCGTCGCCGCCGTCGCGGGCGCGCCCGGCCTGACCGGAACCGCCCACGCCGCACCGGGGACCGCCGCCGCGCGCGCCGACGTCGGCGTCTCGGCCGACCCGTTCCCGCTGTCCGCCGTCGCCCTGCTCGCCGGACCGTTCCAGCGCAACGAGTCCCGCACCCACGCCTACCTGAAGTTCCTCGACCCCGACCGGCTCCTGCACACCTTCCGCCGCAACGTCGGCCTCGCCTCCGGCGCGACCCCGTGCGGCGGCTGGGAGTCCCCGACCACCGAGCTGCGCGGCCACTCCACCGGGCACGTGCTCTCCGCGCTGGCCCAGGCCCACACGAGCACCGGCGACACCGCGTTCAAGACGAAGTCCGACTACCTGGTCGCAGGTCTGGCCGCCTGCCAGGACCGGGCCGCCGCGGCCGGGTTCAACACCGGCTACCTGTCGGCGTTCCCGGAGAGCTTCATCGACCGGGTCGAGGCCCGCCAGCAGGTCTGGGCCCCCTACTACACCCTGCACAAGATCCTGGCCGGGCTGCTGGACGCGCACCAGCTCACCGGCAGCGCGCAGGCGCTGACCGTGCTGACCCGCAAGGCCGCCTGGGTCGCCTGGCGCAACGGCAGGCTCACCCAGGCGCAGCGGCAGGCCATGCTGGGCACCGAGTTCGGCGGCATGAACGAGGTGCTGGCCAACCTCTACCAGCTCACCGGCGACCCGCTGCACCTCACCGCCGCCCGCTACTTCGACCACGCCCAGGTCTTCGACCCGCTGGCCGCGGGCCGCGACGCCCTGTCCGGGTTCCACGCCAACACCCAGATCCCCAAGGCGCTGGGCGCGATCCGCGAGTACCACGCCACCGGCGAGACCCGCTACCGCGACATCGCCCGCAACTTCTGGAACTTCGTCGTCGGCGCGCACACCTACGCCATCGGCGGCAACTCCAACGGCGAGTACTTCAAGAACCCCGGCCGGATCGCCTCCGAGCTGTCCGACAGCACCTGCGAGTGCTGCAACACGCACAACATGCTCAAGCTGACCAGGCAGCTGTTCCGCACCGAGCCCGGCCGCCCCGAGCTGTTCGACTTCCACGAGAAGGCCCTCTACAACCACCTCCTCGGGGCGCAGAACCCCGACTCGGCGCACGGCCACCACAGCTACTACGTGCCGCTGCGCGCGGGCGGCCAGCGCACGTTCAGCAACGACTACCAGGACTTCACCTGCTGCCACGGCACCGGGATGGAGACCAACACCAAGCACCGCGACAGCATCTACTTCCACGGCGGCGAGACGCTGTGGGTGAACCTGTTCATCCCGTCCACCCTGACCTGGCCGGGGCGCGGCATCACCGTCCGCCAGGACACGGGCTTCCCGGACACCGCGAGCACGAAGCTCACGATCACCGGTTCCGGCCGCGTCGACCTGCGGCTGCGCGTGCCCGCCTGGGCCACCGGCGCGCGGCTGCGCCTCAACGGCGCGCCCGTCGCCGCGACCCCCGGCGGTTACGCCAGGATCGACCGCACCTGGGCCTCCGGCGACACCGTCGAGCTGACCCTGCCGATGGCGCTGACCCGTGAGAGCGCCCCCGACGACCCGGCCGCGCAGGTCGTCAAGCACGGCCCGATCGTCCTCGCCGGCGGCTACGGCACCACCAACCTCACCGCGCTGCCCACCCTCCAGCCCGGCACGCTCGCTCCCACCGGCACGCCGCTGGAGTACACGGCCACCGCCTCCACCGGCCGGGTCACCCTCCTCCCGTTCTACCGCACCCACCGCCAGCGCTACACCGTCTACTGGCGCGTCTGA
- a CDS encoding glycoside hydrolase family 43 protein has translation MRTRSRVLGLGAALALVTALAPPALAANPIVTGHYTADPAPLVVGNTMYVYAGRDEAPAGSSNFLMREWRVLSSTDAANWTDHGAKATIATFPWAGADAWASEVEPRNGKYYWYTSVNGRGAGWMDIGVAVGDSPLGPFRDAKGGPLVSDSTPNSSGLNIDPTVFTDDNGQAYLYWGSYWAPRMAKLKSNMIELDGPVTTPVGLANFWEAPWMFKRNNLYYMVYAANDTNGCVTSSSYACQRYATATSPTGPWTHRGVLLGQVSSTTNHAGIVQFKNQWYIVYHNANAPGGGNFRRSVAVDLVNFNADGTIQRVVQTSTGPPPNNSLAKVLSGGDPFQDNQIQQGSTR, from the coding sequence ATGCGCACCCGAAGCCGGGTGCTCGGGCTCGGCGCCGCACTGGCGCTCGTCACCGCCCTGGCCCCGCCCGCGCTCGCGGCGAACCCGATCGTCACCGGCCACTACACCGCCGACCCCGCACCGCTCGTCGTCGGCAACACCATGTACGTCTACGCGGGCCGCGACGAGGCGCCCGCGGGTTCCAGCAATTTCCTGATGCGCGAGTGGCGGGTGCTCTCCTCCACCGACGCCGCGAACTGGACCGACCACGGGGCCAAGGCGACCATCGCCACGTTCCCGTGGGCGGGCGCCGACGCGTGGGCCAGCGAGGTGGAACCGCGCAACGGCAAGTACTACTGGTACACCTCGGTCAACGGCCGCGGCGCGGGCTGGATGGACATCGGCGTCGCGGTCGGCGACAGCCCGCTCGGCCCGTTCCGCGACGCCAAGGGCGGACCGCTGGTCAGCGACAGCACCCCGAACTCCTCGGGCCTGAACATCGACCCGACCGTGTTCACCGACGACAACGGCCAGGCCTACCTGTACTGGGGCAGCTACTGGGCGCCCAGGATGGCCAAGCTCAAGTCCAACATGATCGAGCTCGACGGCCCCGTCACCACCCCGGTCGGGCTGGCGAACTTCTGGGAAGCGCCCTGGATGTTCAAGCGCAACAACCTGTACTACATGGTGTACGCCGCCAACGACACCAACGGCTGCGTGACCTCCTCCAGCTACGCCTGCCAGCGCTACGCCACCGCGACCAGCCCCACCGGCCCGTGGACGCACCGGGGCGTGCTGCTGGGCCAGGTCTCCTCGACGACGAACCACGCGGGCATCGTCCAGTTCAAGAACCAGTGGTACATCGTCTACCACAACGCGAACGCGCCCGGCGGCGGCAACTTCCGCCGCTCGGTGGCCGTGGACCTGGTGAACTTCAACGCCGACGGCACGATCCAGCGCGTGGTGCAGACCAGCACCGGCCCGCCCCCGAACAACAGCCTCGCCAAGGTCCTCTCCGGCGGCGATCCCTTCCAGGACAACCAGATCCAGCAGGGGAGCACCCGATGA
- a CDS encoding discoidin domain-containing protein, which yields MRRRPRLRATATTAAVLLSLLTPVAMGAASAAQTIGYPTFTGPGVPAPPVGYSTGDTMKAIYDAESGGTDFWMDRLLARPGNDPTGPLLMTRGRGAFLYTHNPAVIGFGGTAAYWDNISSQNAYAVTVGGATLTEQPASRWQAPSHWKGVYTGGSLRAQVTKFITHNNVLVTNLTLTNTGSATTTAAVRASSPYATAVSGSELTGSRQVKNNLTTIRPRLSGDGFTAAAGTLARDITLNAGQSVTTKVVLGFVTDEIPESLTEYNAYRGYSPDAAFGTHVRAYNKWWADNVPYIDVPDPAIKKSVYYRWWLMRFNHLDVDIPGQDYQFPVSIEGVTGYNNAIVLTQPMHIDDLKYLRNAEYSYGPWLSAGQTGKNARFMDNPGDPENWSNSYTQYISEAAWRSYQVHGGQPAIIGNLARYAEGDAKGQLSFYDTNNNGVIEYDWGALTGNDADAVSFHWREGRMDRAETAYVWSGAMAAQQAYAMLGNTAKATEMQALADRVRNGVMSTLWNPGRKLLEHKHVATNAHVPWKEINNYYPFSVGLVPNTADHREALRLFADPAEYPVFPFYTANQRDKAAAAQAGFPGSNNFSTINSTVQFRLYSSVLRNYPNQWMGAEDYKKLLYWNAWAQFTGGNTQWPDANEFWANWNPNAKTIDYRSWIHHNILGSSNWTVVEDVAGLRPRSDNKVELWPINIGWSHFAVNNLRYHGADLSVVWDDPADGVTRYNGVPQGYSVFLNGTRVATVDRLTRLVYDPATGSVSLPAGGTTNHSAPFSGFRAPQEVQQTSARMVDMLAKAGVDLTSTTPNLAQSATPSASHTASGTSLAAAIDGLPTNEPLWGTAGSPNASDWYELNLGQSRAVNEVRLHFRDDRAANRYRAPASYAVEYYNGSAWVAVPNQSATPSTPRANYNKATFGSVNTQRLRVRFTHASGFKTALTEVKVYQR from the coding sequence ATGAGAAGGCGACCCCGACTGCGCGCCACCGCGACCACGGCGGCCGTGCTGCTGTCCCTGCTGACCCCGGTCGCGATGGGCGCCGCGTCCGCCGCGCAGACCATCGGCTACCCGACCTTCACCGGTCCCGGCGTGCCCGCCCCACCCGTGGGCTACAGCACCGGCGACACCATGAAGGCCATCTACGACGCGGAGAGCGGCGGCACCGACTTCTGGATGGACCGCCTGCTCGCCCGCCCCGGCAACGACCCGACCGGTCCGCTGCTCATGACGCGCGGACGTGGCGCGTTCCTGTACACCCACAACCCGGCGGTGATCGGCTTCGGCGGCACCGCCGCCTACTGGGACAACATCAGCAGCCAGAACGCCTACGCCGTCACGGTCGGCGGCGCCACCCTGACCGAGCAGCCCGCGTCCCGCTGGCAGGCCCCCAGCCACTGGAAGGGCGTCTACACCGGCGGTTCGCTGCGCGCCCAGGTCACCAAGTTCATCACCCACAACAACGTCCTGGTCACCAACCTGACCCTGACCAACACCGGCTCCGCCACCACCACGGCAGCCGTGCGCGCCAGCTCCCCCTACGCCACCGCGGTCAGCGGGTCCGAGCTGACCGGTTCGCGGCAGGTGAAGAACAACCTCACCACGATCCGCCCGCGCCTGTCCGGCGACGGCTTCACCGCCGCGGCCGGGACCCTGGCCCGCGACATCACGCTGAACGCCGGCCAGTCGGTCACCACCAAGGTCGTGCTCGGCTTCGTCACCGACGAGATCCCCGAGTCGCTGACCGAGTACAACGCCTACCGGGGCTACAGCCCGGACGCCGCGTTCGGCACGCACGTGCGCGCCTACAACAAGTGGTGGGCCGACAACGTGCCCTACATCGACGTCCCCGACCCGGCCATCAAGAAGAGCGTCTACTACCGCTGGTGGCTGATGCGCTTCAACCACCTGGACGTCGACATCCCCGGCCAGGACTACCAGTTCCCGGTGTCCATCGAGGGCGTCACCGGCTACAACAACGCCATCGTGCTCACCCAGCCGATGCACATCGACGACCTGAAGTACCTGCGCAACGCCGAGTACTCCTACGGCCCCTGGCTCTCGGCCGGGCAGACCGGCAAGAACGCCCGGTTCATGGACAACCCCGGTGACCCCGAGAACTGGTCGAACTCCTACACCCAGTACATCTCCGAGGCCGCCTGGCGCAGCTACCAGGTGCACGGCGGCCAGCCCGCGATCATCGGGAACCTGGCCCGCTACGCCGAGGGCGACGCCAAGGGGCAGCTCTCCTTCTACGACACCAACAACAACGGCGTCATCGAGTACGACTGGGGCGCGCTGACCGGCAACGACGCGGACGCGGTGTCGTTCCACTGGCGCGAGGGCCGGATGGACCGGGCCGAGACCGCGTACGTGTGGAGCGGCGCGATGGCCGCCCAGCAGGCGTACGCGATGCTCGGCAACACCGCCAAGGCCACCGAGATGCAGGCGCTGGCCGACCGCGTCCGCAACGGCGTCATGTCGACCCTGTGGAACCCCGGCCGCAAGCTGCTGGAGCACAAGCACGTGGCGACCAACGCGCACGTGCCGTGGAAGGAGATCAACAACTACTACCCGTTCTCGGTCGGCCTGGTGCCCAACACCGCCGACCACCGCGAGGCGCTGCGGCTGTTCGCCGACCCGGCCGAGTACCCGGTGTTCCCCTTCTACACCGCGAACCAGCGCGACAAGGCGGCGGCGGCCCAGGCCGGGTTCCCCGGCAGCAACAACTTCTCCACCATCAACTCCACCGTCCAGTTCCGCCTCTACTCCTCGGTGCTGCGCAACTACCCGAACCAGTGGATGGGCGCCGAGGACTACAAGAAGCTGCTCTACTGGAACGCCTGGGCGCAGTTCACCGGCGGCAACACGCAGTGGCCCGACGCCAACGAGTTCTGGGCCAACTGGAACCCGAACGCCAAGACCATCGACTACCGGTCCTGGATCCACCACAACATCCTCGGCAGCTCCAACTGGACCGTCGTCGAGGACGTGGCGGGCCTGCGACCGCGCTCGGACAACAAGGTCGAGCTGTGGCCGATCAACATCGGCTGGTCGCACTTCGCGGTCAACAACCTGCGCTACCACGGCGCGGACCTGAGCGTGGTGTGGGACGACCCGGCCGACGGCGTGACCCGCTACAACGGCGTCCCGCAGGGCTACTCGGTGTTCCTCAACGGCACCAGGGTCGCCACGGTCGACCGCCTCACCAGGCTGGTCTACGACCCGGCCACCGGGAGCGTGAGCCTGCCCGCGGGCGGAACCACCAACCACAGCGCCCCGTTCAGCGGTTTCCGCGCCCCGCAGGAGGTCCAGCAGACCAGCGCGCGCATGGTCGACATGCTGGCCAAGGCGGGCGTGGACCTGACCTCGACCACCCCGAACCTGGCCCAGTCCGCCACCCCGTCCGCCTCCCACACCGCGTCCGGCACCTCGCTCGCCGCCGCGATCGACGGCCTGCCCACCAACGAACCCCTGTGGGGCACGGCGGGCTCGCCGAACGCGAGCGACTGGTACGAGCTGAACCTCGGCCAGTCCAGGGCGGTCAACGAGGTGCGCCTGCACTTCCGCGACGACCGCGCCGCCAACCGCTACCGGGCCCCGGCCTCCTACGCGGTGGAGTACTACAACGGGAGCGCCTGGGTGGCCGTCCCGAACCAGAGCGCCACACCGTCGACCCCGCGCGCCAACTACAACAAGGCGACGTTCGGCAGCGTCAACACCCAACGCCTGCGCGTGCGCTTCACCCACGCGTCGGGCTTCAAGACCGCGCTGACGGAGGTGAAGGTCTACCAGCGCTAG
- a CDS encoding alpha/beta hydrolase, which yields MRKRLVLAVGLALVAGATPAVAEDAQGGVPARYTAQRLDWRLCAPEELTTQPPNGLQGLECATFQTPRDWDRPHEGRDLTIAVSRLKATHGATASLLTNPGGPGGDGRYFPAAPNFTEQTRLREHQEIIGVDVRGTGKSTNVTCDGAWSTLDDLDARDRSPENLNHTLDLAERAADTCQAAYGDLGPVINTHQTIHDYDLLRALLGRERVNWVGYSGGTWLGAHYAQRFPQRTGRFVLDSNTEFTTTWQKSFDWQATGFERSWREHFLPWAAKHDDVYHLGADAESVRRVYEDVRAALVRRPVELPSQEGPFRVTAPVLDGVVTQSLYSKVLFEGLATFLATLKGITEQGVAPQEDVAAAVAAAELAADEPDAMRATFWATLCGEGEWTGDRRTAIRDSNRAHERGLTLVGSGWPLVQLCMFWDREPRALPKLDGRGVPPVLMLHSELDGATPIEGARRAHAAFKGSRLITVTGDGDHGLYGMGNPAVDEITNAYLIDGVVPADREVAGMPLPDPSA from the coding sequence GTGCGAAAACGACTCGTGCTCGCGGTCGGCCTGGCCCTGGTGGCCGGGGCGACCCCCGCGGTCGCCGAGGACGCGCAGGGCGGCGTCCCCGCGCGCTACACCGCGCAGCGGCTGGACTGGCGCCTGTGCGCGCCGGAGGAGCTGACCACCCAGCCGCCGAACGGCTTGCAGGGCTTGGAGTGCGCGACGTTCCAGACGCCGCGCGACTGGGACCGGCCGCACGAGGGGCGTGACCTCACCATCGCGGTGAGCAGGCTGAAGGCCACGCACGGCGCCACCGCGTCGCTGCTGACCAACCCCGGCGGCCCCGGCGGGGACGGCAGGTACTTCCCGGCCGCGCCGAACTTCACCGAGCAGACCCGGTTGCGCGAGCACCAGGAGATCATCGGCGTCGACGTCCGGGGCACCGGCAAGAGCACCAACGTGACCTGCGACGGCGCGTGGAGCACGCTCGACGACCTGGACGCGCGCGACCGCAGCCCGGAGAACCTCAACCACACCTTGGACCTGGCCGAGCGGGCGGCGGACACCTGCCAGGCCGCGTACGGCGACCTCGGTCCGGTCATCAACACCCACCAGACGATCCACGACTACGACCTGCTGCGCGCGCTGCTCGGCCGCGAGCGGGTCAACTGGGTCGGCTACTCGGGCGGCACCTGGCTGGGCGCGCACTACGCCCAGCGGTTCCCGCAGCGCACCGGGCGGTTCGTGCTCGACTCGAACACCGAGTTCACCACCACCTGGCAGAAGTCGTTCGACTGGCAGGCCACGGGGTTCGAGCGCAGCTGGCGCGAGCACTTCCTGCCGTGGGCGGCGAAGCACGACGACGTCTACCACCTGGGCGCGGACGCCGAGTCGGTGCGGCGGGTCTACGAGGACGTGCGGGCCGCGCTGGTGCGCCGGCCGGTGGAGCTGCCCTCGCAGGAGGGCCCGTTCCGGGTCACCGCGCCCGTGCTCGACGGCGTGGTCACGCAGAGCCTGTACAGCAAGGTGCTCTTCGAGGGCCTGGCCACGTTCCTGGCCACGCTCAAGGGGATCACCGAGCAGGGCGTCGCGCCGCAGGAGGACGTCGCGGCGGCGGTGGCCGCGGCGGAGCTGGCGGCGGACGAGCCCGACGCGATGCGGGCCACGTTCTGGGCCACGCTGTGCGGCGAGGGCGAGTGGACCGGCGACCGCAGGACCGCTATCCGCGACTCGAACCGGGCGCACGAGCGCGGCCTGACGCTGGTCGGCAGCGGGTGGCCGCTGGTGCAGCTGTGCATGTTCTGGGACAGGGAGCCGCGCGCGCTGCCGAAGCTCGACGGGCGCGGGGTGCCGCCGGTGCTGATGCTGCACTCGGAGCTGGACGGCGCGACGCCGATCGAGGGGGCGCGACGCGCGCACGCGGCGTTCAAGGGCTCGCGGCTGATCACCGTCACCGGCGACGGCGACCACGGCCTGTACGGCATGGGGAACCCCGCGGTGGACGAGATCACCAACGCCTACCTGATCGACGGGGTCGTGCCCGCGGACCGGGAGGTGGCGGGGATGCCGCTGCCGGACCCGTCCGCGTGA
- a CDS encoding EthD domain-containing protein — protein MLKFVYLVNRVEGMSAEEFVRYHRERHAPLFASIPEARELVRKYAISHPVPAPDHPAPAYDSVTEIWFDDWADHDAFFTSENYLERVHPDEAVFIDLATLGVVVTEERVVL, from the coding sequence GTGCTCAAGTTCGTCTACCTGGTCAACCGCGTCGAGGGCATGTCGGCGGAGGAGTTCGTCAGGTACCACCGGGAGCGGCACGCGCCGCTGTTCGCCTCGATCCCCGAGGCGCGCGAACTGGTCCGCAAGTACGCGATCTCGCACCCGGTCCCGGCCCCCGACCACCCGGCCCCGGCCTACGACTCGGTGACCGAGATCTGGTTCGACGACTGGGCCGACCACGACGCGTTCTTCACGTCGGAGAACTACCTGGAGCGGGTCCACCCCGACGAGGCCGTGTTCATCGACCTGGCCACGCTCGGGGTGGTGGTCACCGAGGAGCGGGTCGTCCTGTGA